A genome region from Halorussus pelagicus includes the following:
- the rio1 gene encoding serine/threonine-protein kinase Rio1: MSEEYSLLEPDNVEGVGDEWEEIDVTDTEADKVQRQRDREFNKFRERLKNTEQFKVEQSVFDDATLGALYKLVQDGYVQAFGGPISSGKEANVYSALGSEERGEVAVKVYRINASDFRDMREYLVGDPRFEELSGDKKRVVLAWTRKEFANLKRAQKAGVRVPDPIAVQRNVLVMEFLGSDGDRAPTLDDAHLENPETAFEVVREYMRRLYDVGLVHGDLSEYNIIVHDGELVIIDLGQAVTIHHPNSGEFLTRDCANVAAFFRRQGMDVRGDELEAWIRDHADPNK, encoded by the coding sequence ATGTCCGAGGAGTACAGCCTACTCGAACCCGACAACGTGGAGGGCGTCGGCGACGAGTGGGAAGAGATAGACGTAACCGACACCGAGGCCGACAAGGTCCAGCGCCAGCGTGACCGAGAGTTCAACAAGTTCCGCGAGCGGTTGAAGAACACCGAGCAGTTCAAAGTCGAGCAGTCGGTATTCGACGACGCCACGCTGGGTGCGCTCTATAAACTCGTTCAGGACGGCTACGTGCAGGCGTTCGGCGGTCCCATCTCCTCGGGAAAAGAGGCGAACGTCTACTCGGCGCTCGGGAGCGAGGAGCGCGGCGAAGTCGCGGTGAAAGTCTACCGCATCAACGCCTCGGACTTCCGAGACATGCGCGAGTACCTCGTGGGCGACCCCCGGTTCGAGGAGTTATCGGGCGACAAAAAGCGGGTCGTTCTCGCGTGGACGCGCAAGGAGTTCGCCAACCTCAAGCGCGCCCAAAAGGCCGGAGTGCGCGTCCCCGACCCCATCGCGGTCCAGCGCAACGTCCTCGTCATGGAGTTTCTGGGGAGCGACGGCGACCGAGCGCCCACGCTCGACGACGCCCACCTCGAAAACCCCGAGACCGCCTTCGAGGTGGTCCGGGAGTACATGCGACGCCTCTACGACGTTGGACTGGTCCACGGCGACCTGAGCGAGTACAACATCATCGTCCACGACGGCGAACTCGTCATCATCGACCTCGGACAAGCGGTCACGATTCACCACCCCAACAGCGGGGAGTTTCTGACTCGGGACTGCGCCAACGTCGCCGCTTTCTTCCGGCGACAGG